In a genomic window of Curtobacterium sp. MCBD17_035:
- a CDS encoding FMN-binding negative transcriptional regulator — MRHTPAFLMTDPEEVRRLVRAHPWATIVSATTEGLVASHYPFLLEDPGDDATEITLVSHVGRPDEVAHELGRHEVLVIVQGPHGYVSPAWYPAQQFVPTWNHVTAHLWGTPEILSDEENFRVLGELVDHFERRMPSPVGLDVDEDAARRIARGTVGIRIRVTRFEARAKLSQNKAPEVVDDVIAGLESPGPYGHPALAAEMRRVRDRATAAPDPEDRPAPEPAPGTDRT; from the coding sequence ATGCGCCACACACCCGCGTTCCTGATGACGGACCCCGAGGAGGTCCGCCGCCTGGTCCGCGCGCACCCGTGGGCGACGATCGTGTCCGCGACGACGGAGGGCCTGGTCGCGTCGCATTACCCGTTCCTGCTCGAGGACCCGGGTGACGACGCCACGGAGATCACCCTGGTCAGCCACGTCGGGCGCCCCGACGAGGTCGCCCACGAACTCGGACGGCACGAGGTCCTCGTCATCGTGCAGGGTCCGCACGGGTACGTCTCGCCCGCCTGGTACCCGGCCCAGCAGTTCGTGCCCACCTGGAACCACGTGACCGCCCACCTGTGGGGCACGCCCGAGATCCTGTCCGACGAGGAGAACTTCCGTGTGCTGGGGGAGCTCGTCGACCACTTCGAGCGGCGCATGCCGTCGCCGGTCGGCCTCGACGTCGACGAGGACGCCGCCCGCCGCATCGCCCGGGGCACCGTCGGGATCCGGATCCGGGTGACGCGGTTCGAGGCGCGCGCCAAGCTCAGTCAGAACAAGGCGCCCGAGGTCGTCGACGACGTCATCGCCGGGCTCGAGTCCCCCGGGCCGTACGGACACCCGGCGCTCGCCGCGGAGATGCGTCGCGTCCGTGACCGCGCCACGGCCGCGCCGGATCCCGAGGACCGGCCCGCGCCGGAACCGGCACCCGGGACGGACCGCACGTGA